ATCCTGTGCACCGGGGAGACCTACCAGAGCGTCGTGAAGCTGACGTTCGCCCGGGGCGCGTCACTTTCCGACCCCGCGGGTCTCTTCAATTCCAGCCTCGAAGGCAACACCCGCCGCGCCATCGACTTCCACGAGGGCGACGCGCTCGACGAGCCAGCGCTGAAGGCGCTGATTCGCGCGGCCGCGGCCCGGAACCGGGCCGTTTGAGATCGA
The sequence above is drawn from the Myxococcota bacterium genome and encodes:
- a CDS encoding DUF1801 domain-containing protein yields the protein MKKTSGSGKRESPSRMIDARIRELADWRGKLLARIRALIHEADPDVVEEWKWRGVPVWEHDGILCTGETYQSVVKLTFARGASLSDPAGLFNSSLEGNTRRAIDFHEGDALDEPALKALIRAAAARNRAV